The following proteins are co-located in the Pan troglodytes isolate AG18354 chromosome 5, NHGRI_mPanTro3-v2.0_pri, whole genome shotgun sequence genome:
- the CIMIP3 gene encoding putative uncharacterized protein CIMIP3 isoform X2, translating to MCKDSQKPSVPSHGPKTPSCKGVKAPHSSRPRAWKQDLEQSLAAAYVPVLVDSKGQNPDKLRFNFYTSQYSNSLNPFYTLQKPTCGYLYRRDTDHTRKRFDVPPANLVSWRS from the coding sequence GACTCACAGAAACCCTCTGTACCCAGTCATGGGCCAAAGACACCGTCATGCAAGGGGGTGAAGGCTCCACACTCGTCCCGGCCCCGGGCGTGGAAGCAGGACCTCGAGCAGTCTCTGGCAGCAGCCTATGTGCCGGTCTTGGTGGACTCTAAGGGGCAGAATCCGGACAAGCTCAGGTTCAATTTCTACACCTCCCAGTACTCCAACTCCCTGAACCCCTTCTACACTTTGCAGAAGCCTACCTGTGGCTACCTGTACCGCCGGGACACTGACCACACCCGCAAGCGCTTTGATGTGCCTCCTGCCAACTTGGTCTCGTGGCGCTCCTAG
- the GUCA1A gene encoding guanylyl cyclase-activating protein 1: MGNVMEGKSVEELSSTECHQWYKKFMTECPSGQLTLYEFRQFFGLKNLSPSASQYVEQMFETFDFNKDGYIDFMEYVAALSLVLKGKVEQKLRWYFKLYDVDGNGCIDRDELLTIIQAIRAINPCSDTTMTAEEFTDTVFSKIDVNGDGELSLEEFIEGVQKDQMLLDTLTRSLDLTRIVRRLQNGEQDEEGADEAAEAAG, encoded by the exons ATGGGCAACGTGATGGAGGGAAAGTCAGTGGAGGAGCTGAGCAGCACTGAGTGCCACCAGTGGTACAAGAAGTTCATGACTGAGTGCCCCTCTGGCCAACTCACCCTCTATGAGTTCCGCCAGTTCTTCGGCCTCAAAAACCTGAGCCCGTCGGCCAGCCAGTACGTGGAGCAGATGTTTGAGACTTTTGACTTCAACAAG GACGGCTACATTGATTTCATGGAGTACGTGGCAGCGCTCAGCTTGGTCCTCAAGGGGAAGGTGGAACAGAAGCTCCGCTGGTACTTCAAGCTCTACGATGTAGATGGCAACGGCTGCATTGACCGCGATGAGCTGCTCACCATCATCCAG gCCATTCGCGCCATTAACCCCTGCAGCGATACCACCATGACTGCAGAGGAGTTCACCGATACAGTGTTCTCCAAGATTGACGTCAACGGGGATG GGGAACTCTCCCTGGAAGAGTTTATAGAAGGCGTCCAGAAGGACCAGATGCTCCTGGACACACTGACACGAAGCCTGGACCTTACCCGCATCGTGCGCAGGCTCCAGAATGGCGAGCAAGACGAGGAGGGGGCTGACGAGGCCGCTGAGGCAGCCGGCTGA